In Pseudomonas abieticivorans, the genomic window ACGCAAGTCATTGTTACGCAAACAGTAATACAACCTTTCACTTGCTTAGCTAGCTAGCGAACATTCCAGTTTGCTACTATCCCTTGTGTCGGGACAGTGACGTCCCAGACACCCTTATTGACCATCACCCCGCTTTTTCCCATCGCGGGGCTGGTCATTTTTTTTGGCCGTTTTACGGCATCGCCAGGGCTGGCCCCTTCACGCATCAATCTGAAATACTTTTATCACTGCCATTTTTACCGATCACTATGAAAGCCATTATCGTCGCCGCCTTCATTTGCTGTGTCGCGTTCATCCACCGGCGCGGCCGCGTACGCCACAAGTTGACTCGCCAACTGAGCGATCACTCCACCTTCCTGGCACCCGTCAACACTTTCCTCTACCTGTCCTCCCGCCTGCCCAACCAGCCCTACCTGCGCACCGAGGCATTCCCAGAACTTGCGCCCCTGCAGGCGCATTGGCAGGAGATTCGCGAAGAAGCCCGGGCCCTGCTACGTCAAGGCGCGATCAAGCGCTCGGATGACTACAACGACGTGGGCTTCAATTCGTTCTTCAAAAGTGGCTGGAAGCGCTTCTACCTCAAGTGGTACGGCGACCATCACCCCTCGGCCACGAAGCTGTGCCCACGCACCACTGAGTTGCTGGCGCAGATCGGTTCGGTGAAAGCGGCGATGTTCGCCGAGCTGCCGCCAGGCTCCAGGCTGGTGCGCCACCGCGACCCCTATGCCGGCTCGTACCGCTACCACCTGGGCCTGGACACCCCCAACGATCCCGGCTGCTACCTCAACGTGGACGGCGAGCCCTACCATTGGCGCGACGGCGAAGCGGTGATGTTCGACGAGACCTATATCCACTATGCCGAAAACACCACCGATCAGAACCGTATCATCCTGTTCTGCGACATCGAACGCCCACTCAAGTACCGCTGGGCCAGCCGCTTCAACCAATGGTTCAGCAGCAAGGTGATGGCCGCCGCGGCAGCGCCCAATTCCGAGGAAGACGCCACCGGCGGGCTGAACAAGGCCTTCGGCAAGCTGTACAAGATTCGCCTGCGCGGCAAGACCCTGAAAAAGACCCACCGCACGCGCTACTACCTGGAGCAATGGGCACTGGTGGCCTTGGTGGTGGTGATTTTCATCTGGATTTAGCGCTACCCTGAGGGCATTGACTGCCAATGCCCGAGGAACTGCACTTTAATGCCCAAGCACCTGGAAACTTCCGAGCCAGACCCACGCCACCAACAGGCGCTGGACCTCTTTCTCAGTGAACGCCCTGAACTGCGCGAAACACTCGACCATCTGAACCCCCTGGCTGCCCAGGCCGCCGGCATGACCGCCAAACAATACCGCGACGAACGCCTGCACGAAGCCTTTGAGCAGGAGGCCGAAGCGCGGGGGTTTTTCGCCTGGGAGTTGACCCTGCAATTGACCAGCGCCACGCCCGCCGATTTCCAGGCCCAGCGGCTTGAGGTGCACAAGGAAGTGGCGCAGATGGCAGGGCTGAGTTGGGGGGAGTATTGCGATCTCTATGGCATTGAGGACTGAAGCCATGCCCGCCCATTCGCTCTTTGCAACAGAGAAGCGACGGGGCTATCGCAGGCCAGATTTGCGGCGATGATAGACGCTTAGCGGTAGCAAGGGCAGCGCCTGGGCCCACCCACAATACGCTCACCACACCCTTGAACCACAGGCACAAAAAAAGCCGCACGAGGCGGCTTTTTTCGATGCTGCAAATATGGGGTGGACGATGGGGATCGAACCCACGACAACAGGAGTCACAATCCTGTGCTCTACCAACTGAGCTACGCCCACCATAGTGCGATGTTGCGATAAAAAAAGCCGCGCTGGGCGGCCTCTTTTCCTGCTCAAGCCCGAGGCTTGAACGTATTACCTGGTGCGGACGGAGAGACTCGAACTCTCACACCTTTCGGCGCTGGAACCTAAATCCAGTGTGTCTACCAATTCCACCACATCCGCGTGCAGCTTTTAAAACAAAGGCGCCAGATTGTTCATCAGGCGCCTCGGTCGAAATATGGGGTGGACGATGGGGATCGAACCCACGACAACAGGAGTCACAATCCTGTGCTCTACCAACTGAGCTACGCCCACCATATTGCGCTTGTTGCTTTACTTGTGCCGCAGCTGCCTGAAATGGCGCACCCGGCAGGACTCGAACCTGCGACCATCCGCTTAGAAGGCGGATGCTCTATCCAGCTGAGCTACGGGCGCTTATATAATCTGCATTCGGTGACGATTACAAATTTCAAGCTTGGGTCACGCCGAGTTAATCTCTAACTCTGCCTGACTTTCTTAACCAGTGCTAGGCTCTGCCCGACAAGTGCGACGAATGTTATAGACGGCCGGTAAAGTCGTCAACACCTTTCTCCAAAAAACTCATTTTATTTAAGGGGTTAGCACAATTGCCGGACCAAGCGCCTTTGCCCTCGGGCTGGGGCATGCGAGAATGCGCGCACATTTTCTTCCTTCTCGATGGTTAATCACGCGTCATGACTGCACAACTTATCGACGGCAAGGCGATCGCCGCCAACCTGCGCCAGCAGATCGCCCAACGTGTCGCCGAGCGCCACCAGCAAGGCCTGCGTACTCCTGGCCTGGCGGTGATCCTGGTGGGCAGCGATCCTGCCTCCCAGGTCTATGTCTCGCACAAGCGCAAAGACTGTGAAGAAGTGGGCTTTCTGTCCCAGGCCTACGATCTGCCCGCCGACACCACCCAGCAAGCCCTTACCGACCTGATCGATCGCCTGAACGACGATGCGAACATCGACGGCATCCTGCTGCAACTGCCTTTGCCCGAGCATCTGGACGCCTCCAAATTGCTGGAACGCATCCGCCCGGACAAGGACGTGGACGGTTTCCACCCCTACAACGTCGGCCGCCTGGCCCAGCGCATCCCGCTGCTGCGCCCGTGCACCCCGAAGGGCATCATGACCCTGCTGGAAAGCACCGGCCAGGATTTGTACGGCATGAACGCGGTGGTCGTGGGTGCTTCCAATATCGTCGGTCGGCCGATGGCCATGGAGCTGCTACTGGCTGGCTGCACCGTGACCGTCACCCACCGCTTTACCAAGGACCTGGCTGGCCACGTCGGCCGCGCCGACCTGGTAGTGGTTGCCGCGGGCAAGCCTGGTTTGGTCAAGGGTGAGTGGATCAAGGAAGGCGCCATCGTCATTGACGTGGGCATCAACCGCCAGGCCGACGGCAAGCTGGTGGGCGATGTGATCTACGAAACCGCCCTGCCCCGCGCCGGCTGGATCACCCCGGTGCCAGGCGGCGTGGGCCCGATGACCCGTGCGTGCCTGCTGGAAAACACCTTGTACGCAGCCGAAAGCCTGCACGCCTAGGCGCGGCGCCCGGGTACCCGTAGGAGCGGATTTATCCGCGAAAGCCGCACCGCGGTATGCCTGATTCAACGCGTTGGGCTTTTCGCGGATAAATCCGCTCCTACAAAGGCTCGGGTGTTTCTGTAGGAGCGGATTCATCCGCGAAAGCCGCACCGCGGTATGCCTGATTCAACGCGTTGGGCTTTTCGCGGATAAATCCGCTCCTACAAGGACTCGGGTGTTTCTGTAGGAGCGGATTCATCCGCGAAAGCCGCACTGCGGTATGCCTGATTCAACGCGCTGGGCTTTTCGCGGATACAAGGGATCGGGTGTTTCTGTAGGAGCGGATTCATCCGCGAAAGCCGCACCGCGGTATGCCTGATTCAACGCGTTGGGCCTTTCGCGGATAAATCCGCGCCTACAAGGGCTCGGGTGTTTCTGTAGGAACGGATTCATCCGCGAAAGCCGCACCGCGGTATGCCTGATTCAACGCGTTGGGCTTTTCGCGGATAAATCCGCTCCTACAAGGGCTCGGGTGTTTCTGTAGGAGCGGATTCATCCGCGAAAGCCGCACCGCGGTATGCCTGATTCAACGCGTTGGGCTTTTCGCGGATAAATCCGCGCCTACAAAGGCTCGGGTGTTTCGCGCATCCGCCCAAGACTTGAGCAACTCGTTGTAGCTGACCGTCTCACTGCCTTGTGAGGACACCGGGCCCGATTCAGAGAAGGTCATGCCTGCCGCTTCCAGTGGCGCGTAGGCTTTGAGCCTGTCCACGTATTTCTGCGTGGCAAACACTGCCGCCGGGCCCTTGGCTACGAAAAGGGCGCATTCACTGGCACCCATCACAAAGGCAGCCCTGGGCTGATCCGCAAAGCCGACAAGGGCATCCTGTTTCTGGACGAGATCGGCGACATGCCGCTGCCTACCCAGGCCCGCCTGCTGCGGGTATTGCAAGAGCGCTGCATCCATCCATTGGGCGCGGGCAACCGCTCAGCCCTGCGGTGCAAGACCTGCTGCTGCGCCACCCTTGGCCGGGCAACGTGCGGCAGATGCACAGCGTGATCCAGGTGGCCCTGGCGCTGTGTGATGGCGACCAATTGGAGGTCGGCGATTTGCCGCAGGAGTTCCTGGAGGGCCTGGCCGTGGACATGGGCGAGTTGTTGCAAGCCACCGACGGCAATATCTCGCAATTGGCAAAGCGGCTCGGGGTGAGCCGCAATACCGTGTACAAGCGCTTGCGCGAAGGCGGCCTGTAATCGCTGGCTGATCAGTCAGCCAAACGCCAGGTGGTGGTGCCCTTGCTGTCTTCCAACACCACGCCCATCGCCGTCAACTGGTCGCGAATGCGATCCGACTCGGCCCAGTCCTTGTGGGTGCGCGCAGCCAGACGCGCCTCGATCAAAGCCTCGACCTGCGCCGCGTCGATACGACCATCGGCACCGGCACGCAGGAAGTCGTCGGCATCCAGTTGCAGCACCCCCAAAAGGCCCGCCAACTCGCGCAAACGAGCAGCCAAACCAGCGGCAGCCGCAGGATCGCTTTCACGCAGGCGATTGATCTCGCGCACCAGGTCAAACAGCACGGCGCAAGCTTCTGGCGTGCCGATGTCGTCGTTCATGGCTGCGGTAAACCGCTGCACATAGTCTTCGCCACCGGCCGGCGCCACCGCAGGCAGGCCCCTGAGCGCATGGTAGAAGCGCTCCAGGGCACCCTTGGACTCGCGCAGGCTGTCTTCGGAGTAGTTGATGGAGCTGCGATAGTGGCTGGCCACCAGCAGGTAGCGCACCACCTCCGGGTGATACTTGGCCAGCACGTCGCGAATGGTGAAGAAGTTGTTCAAGGACTTGGACATCTTCTCGCCATTGATGCGGATCATGCCGCAGTGCATCCAGGCGTTGGCGTAAGGCTTGCCGGTGGCCGCCTCGCTCTGGGCGATCTCGTTCTCGTGGTGCGGGAACTCCAGGTCGTTGCCGCCGCCATGGATGTCGAAGGTCTCGCCCAGGCAGCAGGTGGACATCACCGAGCACTCGATGTGCCAGCCTGGCCGGCCGGCGCCCCACGGCGACTGCCAGCTCGGCTCGCCCGGCTTCACGCCTTTCCACAGCACGAAGTCCAGGGGGTCTTGCTTGGATTCGTCCACCTCGATACGCGCGCCAATGCGCAGGTCTTCGATCTTCTTGCGCGACAGCTTGCCGTAGCCGACGAACTTGCCGACACGGTAATACACGTCGCCATTGCCCGGCGCGTAGGCGTAGCCCTTGTCGATCAAGGTCTGGATCATGGCCAGCATGCCCGGGATATGATCAGTGGCACGCGGCTCCTGGTCTGGCTTGAGGATGTTCAGGCGTGCCTCATCCTCGTGCATCGCCTCGATCATGCGGGCGGTCAAGGCGTCGAAGCTTTCGCCGTTTTCCCGCGCGCGGTTGATGATCTTGTCGTCGATGTCGGTGATGTTGCGCACATAGGTCAGGTCATAGCCGCTATAGCGCAGCCAGCGAGTCACCAGGTCGAAGGCGACCATGCTGCGCCCGTGGCCCAGGTGGCAGAAGTCGTACACGGTCATGCCGCACACGTACATCTTGACCTTGTTGCCATCCAGCGGTTTGAAGACCTCTTTGCTCTTGGTGAGCGTGTTGTAAATATTCAGCACGACGATTCCTTAGCTCTGGCCCCACGAATCACGCAGGGTCACGGTACGGTTGAATACCGGGTGACCGGGTTTGGAGTCCTTGATGTCGGCACAGAAGTAGCCTTCACGTTCGAACTGGAAACGGTCTTCCGGTTGCGCCTGGCCCAACGACGGCTCGGCGCGACAACCTGTGAGTACTTGCAGGGAATCGGGGTTGATGTTGTCCAGGAAGGTCGCGCCTTCTTCGGCTTTTTCCGGGCTGGCGGAGCGGAACAGGCGGTCATACAAGCGCACTTCGCATTCCACGCTGGCGGCGGCCGGCACCCAGTGGATCACGCCCTTGACCTTGCGGCCCTCGGGGTTCTTGCCCAGGGTGTCGGGGTCATACGAGCACAGCAGTTCGACGATGTTGCCATCGGCGTCCTTGATGGCCTCGTCGGCGCGGATCACGTAGCTGCCGCGCAGGCGCACTTCACCGGCCGGCTCCAGGCGCTTGTAGCCTTTTGGCGGCTCTTCCATGAAGTCGTCGCGGTCGATGTAGATCTCGCGGGCGAACGGCAGCGCACGCACGCCCATGTCTTCCTTGGGGTGGCGTGGCAGTTCCAGGTTTTCGACCTGATTTTCCGGGTAGTTGGTGATGGTGACCTTCAACGGGCGCAGCACGCACATGGCGCGCGGGGCGTTGCGGTCCAGATCATCACGGATGCTGAACTCCAGCATGGCCATGTCGACCACGCCGTCGGAACGGTTGGTGCCGATCATCTCGCAGAAGTTGCGGATGGACGCGGCGGTGTAGCCGCGGCGGCGGAAGCCCTGCAGGGTGGACATGCGCGGGTCGTCCCAGCCGTGCACGTGCTTCTCGTCCACCAGTTGCTTGAGCTTGCGCTTGCTGGTCACGGTGTAGCTCAGGTTCAGGCGGCTGAACTCGTACTGGCGCGGCTTGCTCGGCACCGGCAGGTTGTCCAGGAACCACTCGTACAGCGGGCGATGGCCTTCGAACTCCAGGGTGCAGATGGAGTGGGTGATGCCTTCGATCGCGTCCGACTGGCCGTGGGTGAAGTCATAGTTGGGGTAGATGCACCAGGTGTCGCCGGTCTGGTGGTGATGGGCGTGGCGGATGCGGTACAGGATCGGGTCGCGCAGGTTCATGTTCGGCGAAGCCATGTCGATCTTGGCGCGCAGCACGCGCTCGCCGTCCTTGAACTCGCCGGCCTTCATGCGGGCGAACAGGTCCAGGCTCTCGTCTACCGAGCGCTCGCGAAACGGGCTGTTCTTGCCAGGCTCGGTGAGGTTGCCGCGGTATTCACGGGCCTGTTCCGGGGTCAGGTCGCACACGTAGGCCTTGCCGGCCTTGATCAGGTCCACGGCCCAGGCGTGCAACTGGTCGAAATATTGCGAGGCGTAGCGCACCTCGCCGGCCCACTCGAAGCCCAGCCACTTGACGTCGCTTTCGATCGCATCGATGTATTCCTGGTCTTCCTTGGCCGGGTTGGTGTCATCGAAGCGCAGATGGCAGACACCGCCCAGTTCCTTGGCCAGGCCAAAGTTCACGCAGATCGACTTGGCGTGACCGATGTGCAGGTAGCCGTTGGGCTCTGGTGGAAACCGGGTGACGATGCTGCTGTGCTTGCCCGAATCCAGGTCGGCCTGCAGGATCGGCCGCAGGAAGTTGGTCGGAACAACGGGAGCGCCTTTGCTGTTGGCGGCGGCGTTCGGAGCGGTGTCGGCAGTGGGCTTGCTCATAAGATCCTTGAAAACGTACCAATGGCCAGGGTAGGCCGACTAAATCAAAGCGCTTATCATAGCCCATGCGCTCAAGGCGCTGACAGGCCAGTCTGCCGGGTTTTGCTGGCCGCTGACAAAAAAACAGCCGTGAAATGCGTATCGTCACCTGTAAACTGCGCGTCAGGGTTATATCGACCCACCGAATTCTCTAAAAAAGAGCGACTCTAAAATGTCCAAAGTAAAACTGACTACCAACTTCGGCGACATCGTCCTGCAACTGAACGCTGAAAAAGCCCCGAAAACCGTGGCTAACTTCATCGAATACGTCAACGCCGGCCACTACGAGAACACCGTGTTCCACCGTGTGATCAGCAACTTCATGGTCCAGGGCGGCGGTTTCGAGCCAGGCATGAAAGAAAAGAAAGACAAGCGCCCAAGCATCCAGAACGAAGCTGACAACGGCCTCTCCAACACCAAGTACACCGTGGCCATGGCCCGCACCATGGAGCCGCATTCAGCTTCGGCGCAGTTTTTCATCAACGTTGCCGACAACACCTTCCTCAACCACACCGCCAAGACCACCCAGGGCTGGGGCTACGCGGTGTTTGCTGAAGTGATCGAAGGCAACGACGTGGTCGACAAGATCAAGGGCGTTTCCACCACCTCCAAGGCCGGCCACCAAGACGTGCCAGCCGACGACGTGATCATCGAGAAAGCCGAGATCATTGAGTGATACTGCTGATCTCCGATCTGCACCTGCAGGAAGAACGCCCGGACATTACCCGGGCGTTTCTGGAGTTACTCGCCGGGCGCGCGCGCTCGGCGAGCGCTCTTTACATACTGGGCGACTTCTTTGAAGCGTGGATTGGCGACGACGCCATGACGCCCTACCAGCACTCCATCTGCCAGGCGTTGCGCGAATTGAGCGACACCGGCACCCAGATTTTTCTGATGCACGGTAATCGGGACTTCCTGATTGGCCGGGCATTCTGCAAAGCTGCAGGCGCGACCTTGCTGCCTGACCCAAGCGTGGTCGAACTCAATGGCGAACCGGTGCTACTGATGCACGGCGACAGCCTGTGCACCCGCGACGAAGCCTACATGAAGCTGCGCAAGTACCTGCGCAACCCGCTCAGCCTGTGGATACTGCGCCACCTGCCCTTGGGTACCCGGCAAAAGCTCGCACGCAAATTGCGCAGCGAAAGCCGCGCGCAAACCCGCATGAAAGCCAACGACATCGTCGACGTGACCCCCGAGGAGGTGCCGCGCATCATGCAGCAGCATGGCGTGACCACCTTGGTGCACGGCCACACCCATCGCCCGGCCATTCACAAGCTGCAAGTGGGTGACAGCGCGGCGCGAAGGATCGTGCTGGGTGATTGGGACAAGCAAGGGTGGGCGTTGCAGGTGGACGAGCAAGGGTTTGCCCTGGGCGCATTCGATTTCGTGCCGCCGGGGCTGCCAGCACCTTGATGCCAGCCTGCCTGTATTGGCCGCAGCCCATGGCTGCGGCCAATACAGCCTCACACGCTCAACTCAATGCCCCGACGCCGCAGGCCCCGCCTTGGCTGCGAACGGTGGCTTGGCAAACCACACGATCACCACCAACGACAAGAACATGAAGCCCATCAGGCTGAAGTAGTCGATGGTCGATAGCATGTAGGCCTGGGAGTTGACCATCTGCTCCAACTGGCTGTAGGTCGCCCCACCGGCCCCACCCAACTGCTCGATCATGTGCCGCGAAGCAGGGTCGTACGTGGTGATGCTTTCCGTCAGGTAGGCATGGTGCTCGTTGGCCTTGCGGATCCAGATCCAGGTGGTGAGCGATGCCGCGAAGCTGCCGCCCAAGGTGCGCAAGAAGGTCGCCAGGCCCGAGCCGTCGGCGATTTGCGAGGGCGGCAGGTCCGACAGCAAAATGCTCAATGTCGGCATGAAGAACAGCGCCACGCCAACCCCCATGAACAATTGCACCAGCGCGATGTGGGAAAAGTCCACCTGGGTGGTAAACCCGGCACGCATGAAGCAACTCGCGCCAATGGCCAGGAACGCCAGCCCTGCCAGGATGCGCAGGTCGAACTTGTTTGCGTACCGGCCCACGAACGGCGACATCAACACCGGCAGGATGCCCAGCGGTGCCGTGGCCAGCCCCGCCCAAGTGGCGGTGTAGCCCAACTGTGTCTGCAGCCACTGAGGCAGGATCAGGTTGATGCCGAAAAAGCCGGCATAGCCCAACACCAGCACAATGGTGCCGATCCGAAAGTTACGGTAGGCAAACAGCCGCAGGTTAACCACCGGGTGCTCGTCGGTCATTTCCCAAATGATGAACGCCGCCAGCGCAACGGCCGAGATTACCGAGCCAATGACGATGAAATTGGACTCGAACCAATCCAGGTCATTGCCCTTGTCGAGCACGATCTGCAGGGCCCCTACGCCGATGATTAGCGTGATCAGGCCGATGTAGTCCATGGGCTGTCGGCTGGTGACCACGGGGCGCTCAGCCATCTGCGAGCGCACCACCAGGCAGGCGAAGATACCAATCGGCACGTTGATGAAAAAGATCCACGGCCAACTGTAACTGTCGGTGATCCAGCCACCCAGAATGGGCCCGGCAATGGGCGCCACCACCGTGACCATCGCCAGCAACGCCAATGCCATCCCCCGTTTCGCCGGGGGGTACACCGCAATCAACAAGGTTTGGGTCATGGGGTACAGCGGGCCGGCCACCATGCCTTGCAACACGCGAAAGCCCACCAGCTCTGGCATCGAGGTCGATATGCCGCACAGGAAGGACGCCAGCACGAACAGGATGGTGGCCCACAAAAACAGCTTCACCTCACCGAAACGCCGGCTCAGCCAGCCGGTCAGCGGCAAGGCAATGGCGTTGCTGACGGCGAACGAGGTGATCACCCAGGTGCCTTGCTCGGAACTGACCCCCAGGTTGCCGGAAATCGTCGGCAGCGCCACGTTGGCAATAGTGGTGTCGAGCACTTGCATGAAGGTTGCCAGCGACAGGCCGATGGTGGTCAGCAGCAGGCTGGGCGGCTTGAAGGATGCTTCGGACATCGCGAATCCCTTGTAAAACGTAGCCCCGACCCCGGCCGGCCGTGGCCAGGGTCAGTGGATTGGCGAATCAGCGCTGGGCAGTCTTGCCTACGCCTGCGCTGTTGTCGTGGATCAGGCGGGCGATCATCTGATCGGCCTCACCCAACTGACGGTCGTAGATCTGCGTGCTGAACGAGGCTTTTTGCGGCGGCTGTTGCGCCAGCACCGGGCCGCTCTGGTCATGCAGGTCCACGTCCACCACGGTCGACAGGCCGATGCGCAGCGGGTGCTTGGCCAACTCGTCGGCATTCACATGGATGCGCACTGGCACCCGCTGCACGATCTTGATCCAGTTGCCAGTGGCGTTCTGTGCCGGCAGCAGGGCGAAGGCGCTGCCGGTACCGGCACCCAGGCTGTCGATGGTGCCGCTGTACTTCACGTCGCCACCGTACAGGTCGACGGTGATGTCCACCGGCTGGCCGATGCGCACGTGACGCAGTTGGGTCTCCTTGAAGTTGGCGTCGATCCATACCTGATCCAGCGGGATCACCGCCATGGTCGCGGTGCCCGGCTGGATACGCTGGCCCAATTGCACGGTGCGCTTGGCCACGTAGCCGGTCACCGGCGCGATCAGCGTGGTGCGGGCATTGGCCAGGTAAGCCTGGCGCAGGTTGGCAGCGGCGGCCATTACGTCGGGGTGCGAGGAAACCTGGGTGTCATCGACCAACGCACTGCTGCTCTTGAGCTGCTGCTGGGCGTTGTTCAGGGCGCTTTGCGCCGAGCTCAGGTCGTCACGGGCGTGGGACAGCTCTTCCTGGGAAATTGCCCCACCGGCCGCCAGGTTGCGACGACGGTTGAAGTTGTCCTGGGCCTTTTGCACGTCGGATTGGCGCGCGGCCACCTGGGCCTTGGCGGCGTCGGCGTTGCTGTACAGCCCGCGCACCTGGCGCACGGCCTTGGCCAGGTTGGCCTCGGCGCTTTGCAGGTTGACCTGGGCATCAGCCGGGTCGAACTCCAGCAGCACCTGGCCTTCGTGCACCAGGTCGCCGTCGTCGGCGCCAATGCTGGTGACGGTGCCGGTGATCAGCGGGGTGATTTCCACCACGTTGCCATTCACGTAGGCGTCATCGGTGCTTTCGTTCCAACGGCCGTACATTTCGTACCAGCCCCACACGCCGACACCGCCGAGAATGACGAGGATCAGCAGCAGGAACAGCATGACTTTGCGCTTGCGCGGGTTGCCGTTGTCGCCCGAGCCCTGGGCTTGGTCTGGAGCAGTGTTTTGGGTGGCAGTGGCCATGGCAGTTACCTTGAATTATTCAGTCTGTGTTGCGTGTGCGGGGGCCGGTGCTGCCAGGGCGACGCTTTCGCCCTGATAACCGCCACCCAGCGCCTGCATCAATTGGATCGACAAGTCGATCTGTTCGGCATTCAGGCTGGCGACCTGGCGCTGTGCCTGCAGCAATTGCTGTTCAACCGTCAGCACATCGACGTAGTTGCCGATGCCTGAGCCAAACCGCTGCGCCACGGTGTCGTAGGATTGCTGGGCGACATCGGCGGCGCGTTTCTTGGCGACGATTTGCCGGCCAATGGCGTGCAACTGGTCGACGGTGTCAGCCACGTCGCCCAATGCCTTGACCAGGCTTTTGTTGTACTGCGCCACGGCCAGGTCATAGTCGGCGTCGCGGGCGTCGAGGTTGGCGCGCAGGCGGCCACCGTCGAAAATCGGCAAGGAAATGGTCGGCGCCACGCTGAAGAAGCGGCTGGCAGAGCCGAACATCGCATCACCCAGCAAGGATTCGGCACCGGCGGAGGCGCTCAAGTTCAGGTTGGGATAAAAGCGCGTCTTGCTGGCGACGATGTCCTTGCTCGCCGCCTCCACCCGCCAACGTGCGGCAATCAGGTCTGGGCGACGGCCCAGCAATTCGGCGGGCAGGCTGGACGGCAGGGCCACGGCGCTGGGTTGCAGCACGTTGGGGCGGGCGATTTCCTGGCCACGGTCCGGGCCCTTGCCCAGCAACACGGCCAAGGCGATTTTCGCGCTGTTGACTTGTTTCTCGGCATTGATGGCCTGCTCTTCCGAGCTGTCGGCCAGGCTTTCGGTCTGCTGGTATTGGTAGTCGCTGTCGATGCCGGCTTTCAGGCGACGCTGGCCCAGGTCGAGCATCTGGTGCGTGCGCTTGAGGTCGTCCTTGGCCAGGTCCAGTTCGATGTGCGCCTGGCCCAGATTGCTGTAGGCGCGGGCGACATCGGCGGCCAGGGTGAGCGCAGCGGCCTGGCGGTCGATCTCGGCGGCACGGGCCTGGCCCAACGCGGCCTCCCAGTTGGCACGCTGGCCGCCCCACAGGTCGAAGTTGTAATTGAAGGCCACATCCAGGGTGCGCACGGTGGCGTAGGCGTCGCCTTGGCCCAGCGGGTCCTGGTCACGGGCCAGGCGCGAACGGCTGACGCTGCCCTGGGCATCCAGGGTAGGCATGCGCTCGGCGTCGGCGGCATAGGCGGCGGCGGTTGCCTGGTGCGACCGCGCGGCGGCGATCTGCATGTCCGGGCTGTCGCGCAGGGCTTCCTGGATCAGGCCGTTGAGTTGCGGGTCGCCCAGGCTGGTCCACCAATCGGCTTTGGGCCAGGCGGCCGGGGACAATTTCACGCCACTGAGCGACTCGCCGGCCGCCAGGCTCTTGGCCTCCAGGGCAGCGCCATCGGTGTGCAGGCCGTGGTAGCTGGCACAGCCGGCCATGGACATGGCCAGAAACACCAGGCTGAAGCGATTACGCCAAGACTTACTGCTCATTCTTTTCACCTACCCGCAGGCGCGTCAGGGAGTCCCCGGCGGCCAGCAACACTTTGGTTAAAATTCGTTCCAGATCCGCCAACTCGGTGCTGTCCAGCACACCGACCAACTCATTCATCGCCTCGGCGCCGATATGCGGCAACTGATCGGCCAAGCGCTGGCCATCTTCGGTCAATTCCAGCCGCACCTGCCGCCGATCCCCTTCGCTGCGCCGGCGTACGATCAGCTCTTTTTGCTCAAGGCGATCAAGCATCCTGGTCATCGAACCGCTGTCCAGCG contains:
- a CDS encoding efflux RND transporter periplasmic adaptor subunit gives rise to the protein MATATQNTAPDQAQGSGDNGNPRKRKVMLFLLLILVILGGVGVWGWYEMYGRWNESTDDAYVNGNVVEITPLITGTVTSIGADDGDLVHEGQVLLEFDPADAQVNLQSAEANLAKAVRQVRGLYSNADAAKAQVAARQSDVQKAQDNFNRRRNLAAGGAISQEELSHARDDLSSAQSALNNAQQQLKSSSALVDDTQVSSHPDVMAAAANLRQAYLANARTTLIAPVTGYVAKRTVQLGQRIQPGTATMAVIPLDQVWIDANFKETQLRHVRIGQPVDITVDLYGGDVKYSGTIDSLGAGTGSAFALLPAQNATGNWIKIVQRVPVRIHVNADELAKHPLRIGLSTVVDVDLHDQSGPVLAQQPPQKASFSTQIYDRQLGEADQMIARLIHDNSAGVGKTAQR
- a CDS encoding MarR family winged helix-turn-helix transcriptional regulator, which produces MKHFTPENFQSCTIGILLGRASSLKDRILDTHLVPFAVTSAQFKVLIIIQQFGVDTPAELCRHLSLDSGSMTRMLDRLEQKELIVRRRSEGDRRQVRLELTEDGQRLADQLPHIGAEAMNELVGVLDSTELADLERILTKVLLAAGDSLTRLRVGEKNEQ
- a CDS encoding efflux transporter outer membrane subunit — translated: MSSKSWRNRFSLVFLAMSMAGCASYHGLHTDGAALEAKSLAAGESLSGVKLSPAAWPKADWWTSLGDPQLNGLIQEALRDSPDMQIAAARSHQATAAAYAADAERMPTLDAQGSVSRSRLARDQDPLGQGDAYATVRTLDVAFNYNFDLWGGQRANWEAALGQARAAEIDRQAAALTLAADVARAYSNLGQAHIELDLAKDDLKRTHQMLDLGQRRLKAGIDSDYQYQQTESLADSSEEQAINAEKQVNSAKIALAVLLGKGPDRGQEIARPNVLQPSAVALPSSLPAELLGRRPDLIAARWRVEAASKDIVASKTRFYPNLNLSASAGAESLLGDAMFGSASRFFSVAPTISLPIFDGGRLRANLDARDADYDLAVAQYNKSLVKALGDVADTVDQLHAIGRQIVAKKRAADVAQQSYDTVAQRFGSGIGNYVDVLTVEQQLLQAQRQVASLNAEQIDLSIQLMQALGGGYQGESVALAAPAPAHATQTE
- the lpxH gene encoding UDP-2,3-diacylglucosamine diphosphatase, whose product is MILLISDLHLQEERPDITRAFLELLAGRARSASALYILGDFFEAWIGDDAMTPYQHSICQALRELSDTGTQIFLMHGNRDFLIGRAFCKAAGATLLPDPSVVELNGEPVLLMHGDSLCTRDEAYMKLRKYLRNPLSLWILRHLPLGTRQKLARKLRSESRAQTRMKANDIVDVTPEEVPRIMQQHGVTTLVHGHTHRPAIHKLQVGDSAARRIVLGDWDKQGWALQVDEQGFALGAFDFVPPGLPAP
- a CDS encoding DHA2 family efflux MFS transporter permease subunit — encoded protein: MSEASFKPPSLLLTTIGLSLATFMQVLDTTIANVALPTISGNLGVSSEQGTWVITSFAVSNAIALPLTGWLSRRFGEVKLFLWATILFVLASFLCGISTSMPELVGFRVLQGMVAGPLYPMTQTLLIAVYPPAKRGMALALLAMVTVVAPIAGPILGGWITDSYSWPWIFFINVPIGIFACLVVRSQMAERPVVTSRQPMDYIGLITLIIGVGALQIVLDKGNDLDWFESNFIVIGSVISAVALAAFIIWEMTDEHPVVNLRLFAYRNFRIGTIVLVLGYAGFFGINLILPQWLQTQLGYTATWAGLATAPLGILPVLMSPFVGRYANKFDLRILAGLAFLAIGASCFMRAGFTTQVDFSHIALVQLFMGVGVALFFMPTLSILLSDLPPSQIADGSGLATFLRTLGGSFAASLTTWIWIRKANEHHAYLTESITTYDPASRHMIEQLGGAGGATYSQLEQMVNSQAYMLSTIDYFSLMGFMFLSLVVIVWFAKPPFAAKAGPAASGH